The Candidatus Methylomirabilota bacterium genome includes a window with the following:
- a CDS encoding cold-shock protein: protein MAQGSVKWFNDAKGYGFISQEDGEDVFVHFSAIQAQGFKSLAEGDKVEFEVTRGPKGLQAANVRKV from the coding sequence ATGGCTCAGGGAAGCGTGAAGTGGTTCAACGATGCGAAGGGGTATGGCTTTATCTCCCAGGAAGACGGCGAGGACGTGTTCGTGCACTTCAGCGCCATCCAGGCCCAGGGCTTCAAGAGCCTGGCCGAGGGTGACAAGGTCGAGTTCGAAGTGACGAGGGGGCCGAAGGGGCTCCAGGCGGCCAACGTCCGCAAGGTCTAA